A genomic stretch from Tenrec ecaudatus isolate mTenEca1 chromosome X, mTenEca1.hap1, whole genome shotgun sequence includes:
- the LOC142434352 gene encoding small ubiquitin-related modifier 2-like: protein MADEKPKEGVKTENNDHINLKVAGQDGSVVQFKIKRHTPLSKLMKAYCERQGLSMRQIRFRFDG from the coding sequence ATGGCTGACGAGAAACCCAAggaaggagtcaagactgagaacaacgaTCATATTAATTTGAAGGTGGCAGGGCAGGATGGTtccgtggtgcagtttaagattaagAGGCATACGCCACTTAGCAAACTAATGAAAGCCTATTGTGAACGACAAGGTTTGTCAATGAGGCAGATCAGATTCCGATTTGATGGatag